A genomic region of Lachnoclostridium edouardi contains the following coding sequences:
- the ptsP gene encoding phosphoenolpyruvate--protein phosphotransferase, with amino-acid sequence MEKYFGKPVFRGTAMGKLAVFQKKDNLVKRTRIKDADAEMKRFEEAKEEALAQLQGLYDKALKEVGEANAAIFEVHQMMMEDDDYLESIENIVRTQEVNAEYAVATTGDNFSQMFAEMDDEYMKARSVDVKDISERLINVLSGAGGNGLNFDQPVIIVADDLTPSETVQLDKDKVLAFVTVHGSANSHTAILARMMNIPAVVGVNIPLDSSVNGKIGIVDGSKGQVIVEPDQETEKAAAAKIQEEEEKTKLLQQLKGKENITLDGQKINIYANIGSVGDVASVMANDAGGIGLFRSEFLYLGRDTYPTEEEQLQAYRQVAELMAGKKVIIRTLDIGADKKVDYFDLDQEENPALGFRAIRICLKRPEIFKTQMRAILRASVYGNIAVMYPMIISVEEVRKIKQIVEEVKEELSANNIPFGNIEQGIMIETPAAAVMSDVLAKEVDFFSIGTNDLTQYTLAIDRQNNNLDDFYDPHHPAVLRLLRLVAENAHKNGIWAGICGELGADLSLIREFLDMGMDELSVSPSMVLRVRNEVRKIDRR; translated from the coding sequence ATGGAAAAGTATTTTGGAAAACCAGTATTCAGGGGCACTGCTATGGGCAAGCTGGCAGTGTTCCAGAAGAAAGATAATCTTGTAAAGAGAACCCGCATCAAAGATGCAGACGCTGAGATGAAGCGTTTTGAGGAAGCAAAGGAAGAGGCGCTTGCGCAGCTTCAGGGCTTGTATGATAAGGCGCTGAAAGAAGTGGGAGAAGCCAACGCGGCTATTTTTGAAGTACATCAGATGATGATGGAGGATGACGATTATTTAGAGTCCATTGAAAATATTGTGAGAACTCAGGAGGTGAATGCAGAATATGCAGTAGCCACCACCGGAGATAATTTTTCTCAGATGTTTGCAGAAATGGATGATGAATACATGAAGGCCAGATCTGTTGATGTAAAAGACATATCTGAACGCTTAATTAACGTGCTTAGCGGCGCAGGAGGAAATGGCCTGAATTTTGACCAGCCGGTTATTATTGTGGCTGACGATCTGACCCCCAGTGAAACTGTTCAGTTAGATAAAGATAAGGTTCTGGCTTTTGTCACCGTACATGGTTCAGCCAATTCACACACTGCTATTTTAGCCAGAATGATGAATATTCCTGCTGTTGTGGGAGTTAATATTCCTTTAGACAGCAGCGTTAACGGAAAAATAGGCATTGTAGATGGTTCCAAAGGCCAGGTAATTGTGGAGCCGGACCAGGAGACTGAAAAGGCGGCTGCGGCAAAAATCCAGGAGGAAGAGGAAAAAACGAAGCTGCTTCAGCAGTTAAAGGGCAAAGAGAATATTACTTTAGACGGCCAGAAAATTAATATTTATGCAAATATTGGCAGCGTGGGAGACGTAGCCAGCGTAATGGCCAATGACGCTGGAGGAATTGGCCTGTTTAGAAGTGAATTTTTGTATTTAGGAAGAGACACATATCCTACAGAGGAGGAGCAGCTTCAGGCTTACCGTCAGGTGGCAGAGCTGATGGCAGGAAAAAAGGTAATTATCAGAACATTGGATATTGGAGCTGATAAAAAGGTAGATTACTTTGATTTAGACCAGGAAGAAAATCCTGCATTAGGCTTCCGGGCTATTCGTATCTGCCTGAAACGTCCTGAAATCTTTAAAACACAGATGAGAGCCATTCTCAGAGCCAGTGTTTACGGCAATATTGCAGTAATGTATCCTATGATTATTTCTGTGGAAGAAGTTAGGAAAATTAAACAGATTGTAGAAGAGGTAAAAGAGGAGCTGTCTGCCAATAATATTCCTTTCGGCAACATTGAACAGGGTATTATGATAGAGACTCCTGCAGCTGCAGTAATGAGCGACGTGCTGGCAAAGGAAGTAGACTTTTTCAGCATTGGAACTAACGACCTGACTCAGTATACGCTGGCTATTGACCGTCAGAACAACAATCTGGATGATTTTTATGACCCTCACCATCCGGCGGTGCTGCGCCTGTTAAGATTAGTGGCGGAAAATGCTCATAAAAATGGAATTTGGGCAGGCATCTGCGGGGAATTGGGAGCAGATTTGTCTTTAATCAGAGAATTCTTAGATATGGGAATGGACGAGCTTTCTGTGTCTCCGTCCATGGTTTTAAGAGTGAGAAACGAAGTGAGAAAAATAGATAGAAGATAA
- a CDS encoding HPr family phosphocarrier protein — protein MYQFHYTVKDELGIHARPAGLLVKEAKQYESKVSIEKEGRTVDAKKLMAVMSLGVKCGHEITVTVEGEDEETAGPAVEKFFQDNL, from the coding sequence ATGTATCAGTTTCATTACACAGTTAAGGATGAGTTAGGAATTCATGCAAGACCGGCAGGACTTCTGGTTAAGGAAGCAAAGCAGTATGAAAGCAAGGTAAGTATTGAAAAAGAGGGAAGGACAGTGGATGCCAAAAAGCTGATGGCTGTAATGAGCCTGGGAGTAAAATGCGGCCATGAGATTACAGTGACTGTGGAAGGAGAGGATGAAGAAACTGCAGGACCAGCAGTGGAAAAGTTCTTCCAGGATAATCTGTAA
- a CDS encoding PTS sugar transporter subunit IIA, producing the protein MFKKLFGKKEEESAAPKEGRLLAIQSGKTVPVEEVPDPVFSQKMLGDGVALIPEDGKIYSPVNGKIVSLIPSKHAYGIEAEEGAEVLIHIGLETVALNGEGFTCHVKKDQTVKAGDLLAEVDLELLKEKGYNTITPILITNMDDVREVKMTTGPVTAKETVMITYKK; encoded by the coding sequence ATGTTTAAAAAATTATTTGGAAAAAAAGAGGAAGAGTCTGCAGCGCCAAAAGAGGGCCGGCTGCTGGCAATTCAAAGCGGCAAGACAGTTCCTGTTGAGGAAGTTCCTGACCCTGTATTTTCCCAGAAGATGCTGGGAGACGGCGTTGCCCTGATTCCGGAGGATGGAAAGATCTACAGCCCTGTAAATGGAAAGATTGTCAGCCTGATTCCTTCCAAACATGCATATGGAATTGAAGCAGAGGAGGGAGCTGAGGTTTTAATTCACATTGGGCTGGAAACAGTAGCTCTTAACGGTGAAGGCTTTACATGCCACGTAAAAAAAGATCAGACTGTAAAAGCAGGAGATTTGCTGGCAGAAGTAGATTTAGAATTATTAAAGGAAAAGGGATATAATACTATTACCCCTATATTGATTACTAATATGGATGACGTGCGGGAAGTGAAAATGACTACAGGCCCGGTTACAGCAAAAGAAACAGTGATGATCACATACAAAAAATAA
- the nspC gene encoding carboxynorspermidine decarboxylase, which yields MGAPIEGPGPTPYFLIDEERLIHNLEILKDVANRSGCKILLAQKAFSMFSVYPLIKKYLAGTAASGLYEARLGCEEMGGETHVFSPAYREDEFEELLQFADHIIFNSPAQVRKLGLKARSAGKSIGLRLNPECSTQEGHEIYDPCSPGSRLGTTLEAFDQGILPMLDGFHIHTLCEQDSDALEVTVKAVEEKFGPWLGQMKWVNLGGGHHITRPGYDIERLVKIIRHLRDTYHVEIYLEPGEAVVLNAGFLVSRVLEVVHNKIDIAILDTSAACHMPDVLEMPYRPPVTDSKKAGELQYTYRLAGPTCLAGDIIGDYSFQDPLKPGSLVIFEDMALYTMVKTNTFNGMALPSIVYRDSQGVCKIVRSFGYEDFKNRLS from the coding sequence ATGGGGGCGCCCATAGAGGGCCCAGGCCCTACACCTTATTTTTTAATAGATGAAGAACGCCTGATTCATAATCTGGAAATATTAAAGGACGTGGCGAATCGGTCCGGTTGTAAAATACTGCTGGCTCAAAAAGCATTTTCCATGTTCAGCGTGTATCCCTTAATAAAAAAATATTTAGCCGGAACAGCTGCCAGCGGTCTTTATGAGGCCAGATTAGGATGTGAAGAAATGGGGGGAGAAACCCACGTGTTTTCTCCCGCTTACAGGGAAGATGAATTTGAAGAGCTGCTTCAGTTTGCAGACCACATTATTTTCAACTCTCCGGCTCAGGTGAGAAAATTAGGCTTAAAGGCCAGAAGCGCCGGAAAATCAATTGGACTTAGATTAAATCCGGAATGCTCCACCCAGGAGGGACATGAGATTTACGATCCCTGCTCCCCTGGCTCCAGACTGGGAACTACCCTGGAGGCTTTTGATCAGGGAATTCTGCCTATGTTAGACGGTTTTCACATTCACACCTTGTGCGAGCAGGATTCTGACGCTCTGGAGGTGACGGTGAAGGCTGTGGAGGAAAAATTCGGCCCCTGGCTGGGACAGATGAAATGGGTGAACCTGGGAGGCGGACACCATATTACAAGGCCAGGATATGATATTGAGCGGCTGGTAAAAATTATTCGTCACCTGAGAGACACATACCATGTGGAAATATATTTAGAGCCTGGAGAAGCAGTGGTGCTGAACGCCGGATTTTTAGTGTCCAGAGTACTGGAGGTTGTTCACAACAAAATAGACATTGCGATTTTAGATACTTCTGCCGCATGTCACATGCCTGACGTGCTGGAGATGCCCTACCGTCCGCCAGTGACAGACAGCAAAAAAGCAGGAGAGCTGCAGTACACCTACCGTTTAGCAGGTCCCACCTGCTTAGCAGGCGATATTATTGGAGATTACTCCTTTCAGGATCCCTTAAAGCCAGGCAGTTTGGTGATTTTTGAGGATATGGCTTTATATACTATGGTAAAGACAAATACCTTTAACGGAATGGCCCTTCCCTCTATTGTATATAGAGACAGCCAGGGAGTCTGTAAAATCGTGCGCAGCTTTGGGTATGAGGATTTTAAAAACAGGTTATCATAA
- a CDS encoding saccharopine dehydrogenase family protein, which yields MGKALIIGCGGVASVAIHKCCQNSQVFEEICIASRTKSKCDALKEKLQGTTKTKITTAQVDADQVDQLIELINQEKPDVVLNLALPYQDLTIMDACLATKTHYIDTANYEPEDTAKFEYSWQWAYREKFEEAGITALLGSGFDPGVTSVFSAYALKHEFDEINYIDILDCNGGDHGYPFATNFNPEINIREVSAKGSYWEDGHWVETEPMEIKRVYNFEGVGEKDMYLLHHEEIESLALNIPGIKRIRFFMTFGQSYLTHLKCLENVGMTSIEPIMYEGKEIIPLQFLKAVLPDPSSLGPRTKGKTNIGCIFQGKKDGKDKTYYLYNICDHEECYKEVGSQAVAYTTGVPAMIGAMMIMTGTWNKPGVHNIEEFDPDPFMDALNKWGLPWKESYDPVLVD from the coding sequence ATGGGAAAAGCCTTAATTATCGGATGTGGAGGAGTAGCTTCTGTTGCAATTCACAAATGCTGCCAGAACAGTCAGGTATTTGAAGAGATTTGCATTGCCAGCCGCACAAAATCCAAATGCGATGCTTTGAAAGAAAAATTACAGGGAACTACAAAGACTAAGATTACTACAGCTCAGGTGGATGCAGATCAGGTGGACCAGCTGATTGAGCTGATTAATCAGGAAAAGCCGGACGTAGTATTAAACCTGGCTCTTCCATATCAGGATCTGACTATTATGGACGCCTGTCTGGCTACAAAAACACATTATATTGACACAGCAAATTATGAGCCTGAGGATACAGCTAAGTTTGAATACAGCTGGCAGTGGGCTTACAGAGAAAAATTTGAGGAGGCAGGCATCACAGCCTTGTTAGGAAGCGGATTTGATCCGGGAGTTACAAGCGTATTTTCCGCCTACGCCTTAAAACATGAATTTGACGAAATCAACTATATTGATATTTTAGATTGTAACGGCGGAGATCACGGATATCCTTTTGCAACTAATTTTAACCCGGAAATTAATATTAGAGAGGTTTCTGCAAAGGGCTCCTACTGGGAGGACGGCCATTGGGTAGAAACAGAGCCTATGGAAATTAAACGGGTTTACAATTTTGAGGGAGTGGGAGAAAAGGATATGTACCTGCTTCACCACGAAGAAATTGAAAGCCTTGCTTTAAATATTCCGGGGATTAAAAGAATCCGTTTCTTTATGACCTTTGGACAAAGCTATTTGACTCATTTGAAATGTTTGGAAAATGTGGGAATGACATCTATTGAGCCTATTATGTATGAAGGAAAAGAGATTATTCCTCTGCAGTTTTTAAAAGCAGTGCTGCCTGATCCTTCTTCTTTAGGCCCAAGAACAAAAGGAAAAACAAATATCGGATGTATTTTCCAGGGCAAAAAGGATGGAAAAGACAAAACGTATTATCTGTATAATATTTGCGATCACGAGGAATGTTATAAAGAGGTAGGTTCTCAGGCAGTGGCTTATACTACAGGAGTGCCTGCCATGATCGGAGCAATGATGATAATGACAGGAACCTGGAATAAGCCGGGAGTTCACAACATTGAAGAGTTTGATCCGGACCCATTTATGGATGCATTAAATAAATGGGGACTGCCCTGGAAAGAGTCCTATGATCCGGTATTGGTGGATTAA
- the speB gene encoding agmatinase, with protein sequence MLNKNIEVFMGCDKEFQEADIVMFGAPFDSTTSFRPGTRFGSGAIRRESYGIEMYSPYQDRDLEDSAVMDCGDLELCFGNTEKALKQIEEQTKEILDGGKIPFMVGGEHLVTLGAFRAVFEKYPEVFIIHFDAHADLREDYLGEQLSHACVLHRCWDLTGDGKIFQFGIRSGDREEFKWGGSHVTTRKFDFQGLDQVLESLKGKPVYFTVDLDVMDPSVFPGTGTPEPGGVTFDQLRQAAETVCRKADIVGLDVNELSPHYDASGVSTAAACKIIREMLLALQK encoded by the coding sequence ATGTTGAATAAAAATATAGAAGTATTTATGGGATGTGACAAAGAGTTTCAGGAGGCGGACATTGTTATGTTTGGCGCTCCCTTTGACTCCACCACCTCCTTTCGCCCTGGCACCAGGTTTGGAAGCGGGGCGATCCGCCGGGAATCCTATGGCATAGAAATGTACAGCCCATACCAGGACCGGGATTTAGAGGACTCGGCAGTCATGGACTGCGGAGATCTGGAGCTTTGTTTTGGAAATACAGAGAAGGCTTTAAAGCAAATTGAAGAGCAGACAAAAGAGATTTTAGACGGCGGAAAAATTCCATTTATGGTGGGAGGAGAGCATCTTGTAACCTTAGGCGCTTTTCGGGCTGTATTTGAAAAATATCCTGAGGTTTTTATTATTCATTTTGACGCACATGCAGATTTAAGAGAAGATTATCTGGGAGAACAGCTTTCCCATGCCTGCGTGCTTCACAGGTGCTGGGACTTAACGGGAGACGGAAAAATTTTTCAGTTTGGAATCCGCTCCGGGGACAGGGAAGAATTTAAATGGGGCGGCAGCCATGTAACTACCAGAAAGTTTGATTTTCAGGGCCTGGATCAGGTGCTGGAAAGCTTAAAAGGAAAGCCGGTTTACTTTACTGTAGATTTAGATGTAATGGACCCTTCTGTTTTTCCGGGAACAGGAACGCCGGAGCCGGGAGGAGTAACCTTTGATCAGCTGAGACAGGCTGCAGAGACAGTTTGCCGCAAGGCAGACATAGTAGGCTTAGACGTAAATGAATTAAGCCCCCATTATGACGCCAGCGGAGTGTCTACAGCCGCAGCATGTAAGATTATAAGAGAGATGCTGCTGGCTTTACAGAAATAG
- the speE gene encoding polyamine aminopropyltransferase has product MELWFSEAQTPHVKLSIRVDKQLYSGKSEFQRIDVFQSPEFGRFLVLDGYMMLTEKDEFIYHEMITHVPMAVHPNVRQVLVIGAGDGGVVRELTRYPEIEQIDMVEIDQQVVEVCKKYLPKTSCRLGDPRVNIYYEDGLKFIRACENKYDLIIVDSTDPFGPGEGLFTREFYGNCYKALKEDGIMVNQHESPFYEEDALSCQKMHKLIVESFPISRVYHAHIPTYPSGHWLFGFASKKYHPLRDLDDIKWNMRGISCRYYTTTLHKGAFYLPYYVEEMLENVE; this is encoded by the coding sequence ATGGAGCTTTGGTTTTCTGAGGCGCAGACGCCTCATGTTAAATTGTCCATCCGGGTAGACAAGCAGCTGTACAGCGGAAAAAGTGAATTTCAGCGGATCGACGTGTTTCAGTCCCCGGAATTTGGACGGTTTCTGGTGTTAGACGGATATATGATGCTTACAGAAAAGGATGAGTTTATTTACCATGAAATGATTACTCATGTGCCTATGGCAGTTCACCCAAATGTACGGCAGGTGCTGGTAATCGGAGCCGGGGACGGCGGAGTGGTCAGGGAGCTGACAAGATACCCGGAAATTGAGCAGATTGATATGGTGGAGATTGACCAGCAGGTAGTGGAGGTTTGCAAGAAATATCTGCCTAAAACCTCCTGCAGACTGGGAGATCCCAGAGTGAATATATACTATGAGGACGGCCTGAAGTTTATCAGGGCATGTGAAAACAAATATGACTTGATTATTGTAGATTCCACAGATCCTTTTGGACCTGGGGAAGGGCTGTTTACAAGAGAATTTTACGGCAACTGCTATAAAGCCCTGAAGGAAGACGGAATTATGGTGAATCAGCATGAAAGTCCGTTTTATGAGGAGGACGCTTTGTCCTGTCAGAAGATGCACAAGCTGATTGTAGAATCCTTCCCTATCAGCAGAGTTTATCACGCTCATATTCCCACTTATCCGTCTGGACACTGGCTGTTTGGTTTTGCTTCTAAAAAGTATCATCCTCTCAGAGACTTAGACGACATTAAATGGAATATGCGGGGGATTTCCTGCAGATATTATACAACAACCCTTCATAAGGGGGCTTTTTACCTGCCGTATTATGTAGAGGAGATGCTGGAAAATGTTGAATAA